A stretch of the Papaver somniferum cultivar HN1 chromosome 6, ASM357369v1, whole genome shotgun sequence genome encodes the following:
- the LOC113289162 gene encoding uncharacterized protein LOC113289162 — MKGDSKETLILLFFNSPISFHLLFSFFNVSSTLLANFFFSIYDHVIPIKSTCNDDDTEYHAFRHEEEHDHHYAGQKREDGHGFFSFDLLMEQKEDHLVADIMHGGESLLFIPFQSPKKEQVVFYEGIGCQEEIILKENGADAVEEHHIHDYTVKEDTEEDVAAEDSTSYHNEDPTSDDDQEEIIIMEEEHSPDYFSPPEESDDQASELDVAVDVLHQDEELSLLKDSDANSATTTMVFISTDPSENGYITPVQIDLNNSGPVPNDDTSSEEERDGKESKDVKNTMETKMLEDGKFFVLQPKKIQKNVVEDDMFEDSFSKKNDMFGDSVTEGSTSKSSSEWRSSVNYRVSGTGDDPFSTSSRRSCPTWESYTVFRKYDEEMLFLDRISAQKLSETESLRAIEACPRSISQRIVHKLTTKNKPKYHQFGRRNPYQELETAYVAQICLTWEALNWNYKNYQRLKATYSSENDPGCPGQIAQQFQQFQVLLQRFIENEPYEHGRRPEIYARIRNSAPKLLQVPEFRESEEDNNKKAGFINMTVSSIKFSRVMEDAIRTFMKFLKEDKEKPCDIFKAFFKRNTKQTVDPTYLHLMRKSNKRKKMRIEDLRRAGKCIRKRKLKEEEEMEILMSLIDLKVVSRVLRTTEISEEQLHWCEEKMNKIRVWEGKLQRDSSPLFFPTH; from the exons ATGAAAGGTGATTCAAAAGAAACCTtaattttgttgttcttcaattcCCCTATctccttccatcttctcttctccttcttcaaTGTCTCCTCCACTCTTCTagctaacttcttcttctcaatATATGACCATGTAATCCCAATAAAATCTACATGTAATGATGATGATACTGAATATCATGCATTTCgtcatgaagaagaacatgatcatCATTATGCCGGCCAAAAAAGAGAAGATGGTCACGGATTCTTCAGTTTTGATCTGCTCATGGAGCAGAAAGAGGATCATTTGGTGGCTGATATCATGCATGGTGGAGAATCCCTTTTATTTATACCTTTCCAGAGTCCCAAGAAAGAACAAGTTGTTTTTTACGAAGGTATCGGCTGCCAGGAGGaaataattttgaaagaaaatggCGCTGATGCAGTTGAAGAACATCATATTCATGATTATACCGTTAAAGAAGATACTGAAGAAGACGTCGCCGCCGAGGACTCTACGTCATATCATAATGAAGACCCAACAAGTGATGATGATCAAGAGGAAATTATTATCATGGAAGAAGAACATTCTCCAGACTATTTTTCTCCACCTGAAGAATCCGATGATCAAGCTAGTGAACTAGATGTAGCAGTGGATGTTCTTCACCAAGACGAAGAGCTATCATTACTAAAAGATAGTGATGCTAATTCTGCAACAACGACAATGGTGTTCATCAGTACTGATCCTAGTGAAAATGGTTACATCACTCCGGTACAAATCGATCTCAATAATAGTGGGCCGGTACCTAATGATGACACTTCTTCAGAAG AAGAACGAGATGGTAAAGAATCTAAGGACGTGAAGAATACCATGGAGACCAAAATGTTGGAAGACGGGAAGTTTTTTGTTTTACAACCCAAGAAAATTCAGAAAAATGTTGTCGAGGATGATATGTTCGAAGACTCATTTTCAAAAAAGAATGACATGTTTGGAGATTCAGTTACGGAAGGATCGACGTCCAAAAGCTCTTCGGAATGGAGAAGCTCTGTCAATTATAGAGTCTCGGGAACAGGAGATGATCCTTTTTCAACCTCATCTCGGAGAAGTTGCCCAACATGGGAGTCTTATACAGTTTTCAGAAAATATGATGAGGAAATGTTGTTCTTGGACCGGATTAGTGCACAAAAACTAAGTGAAACAG AATCTCTCCGAGCAATAGAAGCATGTCCAAGATCAATCTCGCAGAGAATTGTGCATAAATTAACAACAAAGAACAAACCGAAATACCACCAGTTCGGACGACGTAACCCGTATCAAGAATTAGAGACAGCCTATGTAGCTCAAATCTGTTTGACATGGGAAGCTCTCAATTGGAATTACAAAAATTACCAACGTCTTAAAGCAACATATAGTAGCGAAAATGATCCCGGTTGTCCTGGTCAGATTGCGCAACAATTTCAGCAATTTCAAGTTTTATTACAACGATTTATTGAGAATGAACCATACGAACATGGTCGACGGCCTGAAATTTATGCTCGAATCAGGAATTCAGCACCAAAACTACTTCAAGTACCTGAATTTCGAG AatcagaagaagataataataagaaGGCAGGTTTTATCAATATGACAGTGTCATCAATTAAGTTTTCAAGAGTAATGGAAGACGCCATTCGAACTTTCATGAAATTCTTAAAGGAGGATAAAGAAAAACCATGTGATATCTTTAAAGCATTTTTCAAAAGAAACACTAAACAAACAGTTGATCCAACTTATCTTCATTTaatgagaaaatcaaacaaaagg AAGAAAATGAGGATTGAAGACTTGCGGCGAGCTGGAAAATGCATTAGGAAAAGAaagttgaaagaagaagaagagatggagatatTGATGAGCCTAATAGATCTGAAAGTGGTGTCGAGGGTTTTAAGAACGACAGAAATAAGTGAAGAGCAATTGCACTGGTGCGAAGAAAAGATGAACAAAATACGGGTCTGGGAAGGTAAACTGCAAAGAGATTCTTCACCACTTTTTTTCCCCACACACTGA